A stretch of Kaistella flava (ex Peng et al. 2021) DNA encodes these proteins:
- a CDS encoding energy transducer TonB, translating into MKNLLQNKEFQLDEILFENRNKNYGAYVLRNEADHILTKSMFIGIGVFAMVAITPLLMNVFNATEVPIIVEVPPPYEIHNVDPPEAPPVVVQTTPPVAAPVNTLDSTVPTPTKHAKVEKVMPKQSDYDHVVAGTKDIVGVPPVSYTQPAVQDIPVKGPEISVQKPVDNTPKTTVDVSADFMGGINAFRNKVVNQFNTSAMDGTSEVVKTTIVFIVEKDGTISEVNATGSNSDFNREAIKTIKAVKGKWIPAKLNGENVRSYFKFPISMQFE; encoded by the coding sequence ATGAAAAATCTACTCCAAAACAAAGAATTTCAACTGGACGAAATTCTTTTTGAAAACCGAAATAAAAATTACGGTGCTTATGTTTTAAGAAACGAAGCAGATCACATTCTAACAAAATCGATGTTCATCGGAATAGGCGTTTTTGCCATGGTCGCAATCACCCCATTATTAATGAATGTTTTCAATGCTACAGAAGTTCCGATCATAGTTGAAGTTCCGCCGCCTTATGAAATTCACAATGTAGATCCACCTGAAGCTCCGCCGGTTGTTGTGCAAACAACGCCTCCGGTAGCAGCGCCAGTTAATACTTTGGACTCTACTGTTCCAACTCCAACGAAACATGCTAAGGTCGAAAAAGTAATGCCGAAGCAATCGGATTACGATCATGTAGTAGCTGGAACCAAAGATATAGTTGGAGTTCCACCCGTTAGTTACACTCAGCCGGCAGTACAGGATATTCCCGTAAAGGGTCCTGAAATTAGTGTTCAAAAACCAGTTGATAATACTCCAAAAACAACGGTAGATGTTTCAGCGGATTTTATGGGCGGAATTAATGCTTTCAGAAATAAAGTGGTCAATCAGTTTAATACTTCTGCGATGGATGGAACCAGTGAGGTGGTGAAAACAACTATTGTTTTCATTGTTGAAAAAGACGGAACGATTAGCGAAGTAAATGCAACAGGATCAAATTCAGATTTTAATCGTGAAGCTATAAAAACCATTAAAGCAGTAAAAGGAAAATGGATTCCTGCCAAGTTAAATGGCGAGAATGTAAGAAGTTATTTCAAGTTCCCAATTTCTATGCAATTTGAATAA
- a CDS encoding ParA family protein gives MAKIIGIANQKGGVGKTTTAVNLAAALGVLEKKILLIDADPQANATSGLGIEDATFSTYHLLEHSVEVEKCIQKTASPNLDIIPSHIDLVAAEIELVDRENREYMLKKALVSIRDNYDYIIIDCAPSLGLITVNALTAADSVIIPIQCEYFALEGLGKLLNTIKNVQKIHNQDLDIEGLLLTMFDSRLRLSNQVVEEVHLHFPEMVFETIISRNVRLSEAPSFGESILNYDAESKGAIQYLQLAEEVLLKNENLINN, from the coding sequence ATGGCTAAAATCATAGGGATTGCTAATCAAAAAGGCGGCGTAGGTAAAACTACAACTGCGGTGAATCTCGCTGCAGCATTAGGAGTTTTGGAAAAGAAGATTCTACTTATTGATGCGGATCCTCAAGCAAATGCAACTTCAGGTTTAGGGATCGAAGATGCTACTTTTTCTACCTATCACTTGTTAGAACACAGTGTAGAAGTAGAAAAATGTATTCAAAAAACGGCTTCTCCTAATTTGGATATTATCCCATCTCATATTGATTTGGTTGCGGCGGAGATTGAGTTAGTCGATCGTGAAAACCGCGAGTACATGCTTAAAAAAGCGTTGGTATCGATCAGAGATAATTACGACTATATCATTATCGACTGTGCACCAAGTTTAGGATTGATTACGGTGAATGCGCTAACAGCAGCAGATTCTGTGATTATTCCAATTCAGTGCGAGTATTTTGCATTAGAAGGTTTGGGTAAATTATTGAACACCATTAAAAATGTTCAAAAAATTCATAATCAAGATTTAGATATTGAAGGTTTACTTTTGACCATGTTTGATTCTCGTTTAAGACTATCAAATCAAGTGGTAGAAGAAGTTCACCTCCATTTCCCTGAAATGGTTTTTGAAACAATTATCAGTAGAAATGTTCGTTTAAGTGAAGCACCAAGTTTCGGCGAAAGTATTTTAAATTACGATGCAGAAAGCAAAGGAGCGATTCAGTACCTTCAGTTGGCCGAAGAAGTTTTGTTGAAAAACGAAAATTTAATCAATAATTAA
- a CDS encoding ParB/RepB/Spo0J family partition protein: MKDKKRAMGRGLGAILSAESKATVNSATDEGADKFVGNIMEVFLEDIDPNATQPRTYFDEKALNDLALSIKALGVIQPITLRKEGNRFEIISGERRFRASKIAGLKSVPAYIRLVNDQELLEMALVENIQREDLDAIEIALTYQRLLEEIGMTQDNLSQRVGKERSTITNSIRLLRLNPDFQNAIRSGEISAGHGRAIISIEDEQKQKELFDKILKHGLSVRQTEQEAILLKNPKADVKKNKTELSNNFKRVEKNLADILEVKVEIKTAANGKKGKIVLDFKNEEELEQILAHFK; this comes from the coding sequence ATGAAAGACAAGAAAAGAGCAATGGGACGTGGATTAGGTGCGATTTTAAGCGCCGAATCGAAAGCGACTGTTAACTCCGCAACAGATGAAGGTGCAGACAAATTTGTCGGCAATATTATGGAGGTCTTTTTAGAAGATATTGATCCGAATGCAACACAGCCAAGAACCTATTTTGATGAAAAAGCCCTGAATGATTTAGCGCTGTCCATCAAAGCTTTGGGTGTTATTCAACCGATTACTTTAAGAAAAGAAGGGAATAGATTTGAAATTATTTCTGGAGAAAGACGTTTTAGAGCGAGTAAAATTGCGGGTTTAAAAAGTGTTCCGGCTTATATTCGATTGGTCAATGATCAGGAATTGCTTGAAATGGCTTTGGTTGAAAATATTCAAAGAGAAGATTTAGATGCCATCGAAATTGCTTTAACTTATCAAAGATTGCTCGAAGAAATCGGAATGACTCAAGATAATTTAAGTCAGAGAGTCGGCAAGGAAAGAAGTACAATTACCAATTCAATTCGTTTACTGCGACTGAATCCTGATTTCCAGAATGCGATTAGAAGTGGTGAAATTTCCGCCGGTCACGGTAGAGCCATTATCAGCATTGAAGATGAACAAAAACAAAAAGAGCTTTTTGACAAGATTTTAAAACATGGTTTAAGTGTTCGTCAAACCGAACAGGAAGCCATTTTGTTGAAGAATCCTAAAGCTGATGTCAAGAAAAACAAAACAGAGCTCTCTAATAATTTCAAAAGAGTTGAGAAAAATTTAGCCGATATTTTAGAAGTTAAAGTAGAAATAAAAACGGCTGCTAACGGTAAAAAAGGAAAAATAGTTCTGGATTTCAAAAACGAAGAAGAATTAGAACAAATTCTCGCACACTTTAAATAA
- a CDS encoding DUF5683 domain-containing protein: MQKLTVIFLVLFSMMTFAQISPKDTIRVENYPTDSVSAKEVPSEIEMLTNIKDSNAPAGIMKFNPTKAGLYSAILPGLGQYYNKKYWKIPIVWGAIGTGVGVTLWNQKQYNRYREAFVAELNGQPHEFSNIPGVTKEVLGRTQDRVKRQRDYAIAITSLIYVLGIVDAVVDAHLYEGRHDPDLALKPTIIFDEFGKVNSKAGLSLSYNF, from the coding sequence ATGCAAAAGCTTACTGTTATATTTTTGGTTTTATTTTCAATGATGACTTTCGCACAAATCAGTCCGAAAGATACTATTCGTGTTGAAAATTATCCTACAGATTCAGTTTCTGCAAAAGAAGTCCCGTCTGAAATTGAAATGCTTACCAATATTAAAGATTCCAATGCTCCTGCTGGAATAATGAAATTTAATCCTACAAAAGCCGGATTATATTCTGCGATTTTACCAGGATTAGGACAATATTACAATAAGAAATACTGGAAAATCCCAATCGTTTGGGGCGCAATCGGAACTGGAGTTGGCGTAACACTTTGGAATCAAAAACAATACAACCGTTACAGAGAAGCTTTTGTCGCTGAGTTAAATGGACAACCACATGAGTTTTCCAATATTCCCGGCGTGACCAAAGAAGTTTTAGGACGAACGCAAGATCGGGTTAAACGACAAAGGGATTATGCGATTGCAATTACCAGTTTAATTTATGTTTTAGGAATCGTAGATGCAGTCGTAGATGCGCATTTATACGAAGGAAGACATGATCCTGATTTAGCTTTAAAACCCACCATTATTTTCGATGAATTCGGAAAGGTGAATTCTAAAGCAGGTTTAAGTTTGAGTTATAATTTTTAA